A part of Streptomyces sp. NBC_01235 genomic DNA contains:
- a CDS encoding argonaute/piwi family protein yields the protein MKAPVLHEPELEFRAGNRHIDPRYGISVFGPADADSPTGPRQIPIALVGPAHAVDGIRSWLQRCKNHIEAKDTKPGQENLHQPFPGFSTDSPFGAELVFDDTLVREIPERQLRRLARADTASATADAVEMYADAARSLADTGRCRVVICARPEELHDREEHPPSEENRAEREEDQDERGTGGDFHDLLKATALTLPAPLQLMRKETWTGIPARTNGQTLRPLQDEATRAWNLHTALYYKAGGTPWRMQRHSSDLATCYVGVSFYRSANGNELHTAVAQVFNERGDGVVVRGGTAQISKTDRQPHLTLSDARQLLLDALAEYRTAHGHQPARIVVHKTSNFTTGEVDGFHEAADLRDIDHVDLLWIQRRGAPHLYRTGQLPPLRGTSVQLDLRSLLLYTRGSVPYFRTYPGLYVPQPLLIRPATLGTDLLTASTDILALTKMNWNNAQLDERDPLTLRTAYRVGSILKHVPAAARIATRYAYYM from the coding sequence ATGAAAGCACCAGTGCTGCACGAGCCGGAACTGGAGTTCCGCGCCGGAAACCGCCACATCGATCCCCGCTACGGCATCAGCGTGTTCGGCCCCGCCGACGCCGACTCACCTACCGGACCCCGTCAGATCCCCATCGCCCTGGTCGGCCCCGCCCATGCGGTCGACGGCATCCGAAGCTGGCTCCAGCGCTGCAAGAACCACATCGAGGCCAAGGACACCAAACCCGGCCAGGAGAACCTGCACCAGCCGTTCCCCGGCTTCAGCACCGACTCCCCGTTCGGCGCCGAGCTCGTCTTCGATGACACCCTCGTCCGCGAGATCCCCGAACGCCAACTGCGCCGCCTGGCCCGCGCCGACACAGCCTCCGCCACCGCCGACGCGGTCGAGATGTACGCCGACGCCGCCCGGTCCCTGGCCGACACCGGACGCTGCCGCGTCGTGATCTGCGCCCGCCCGGAAGAACTCCACGACCGCGAAGAACACCCGCCGTCAGAGGAGAACAGGGCCGAACGCGAAGAGGATCAGGACGAGCGAGGAACCGGAGGCGACTTCCACGACCTGCTCAAGGCCACCGCGCTCACGCTGCCCGCTCCCCTGCAGCTGATGCGCAAGGAGACCTGGACCGGGATCCCGGCCAGGACCAACGGGCAAACACTCCGCCCCCTGCAGGACGAGGCCACCAGGGCCTGGAACCTGCACACGGCCCTGTACTACAAGGCCGGCGGAACCCCCTGGCGCATGCAGCGCCACAGCTCCGACCTGGCCACCTGCTACGTCGGGGTCAGCTTCTACCGCAGCGCGAACGGAAACGAGCTGCACACCGCCGTCGCCCAGGTGTTCAACGAACGCGGCGACGGCGTCGTCGTCCGCGGCGGCACCGCGCAGATCTCCAAGACCGATCGCCAGCCCCACCTGACGCTCTCCGACGCCCGGCAACTGCTACTGGACGCGCTGGCCGAGTACCGCACCGCTCACGGCCACCAGCCCGCGCGCATCGTCGTGCACAAGACCTCGAACTTCACCACCGGGGAGGTCGACGGCTTCCACGAGGCAGCCGACCTGCGCGACATCGACCATGTCGACCTGCTGTGGATCCAGCGGCGCGGCGCCCCGCACCTGTACCGGACCGGGCAGCTCCCACCGCTGCGCGGCACCAGCGTCCAACTGGACTTGCGTTCCCTGCTCCTGTACACCCGCGGCTCCGTGCCGTACTTCCGGACCTACCCCGGCCTGTACGTCCCCCAGCCCCTGCTGATCCGGCCCGCAACGCTCGGCACAGATCTGCTGACCGCCAGCACCGACATCCTCGCTCTGACCAAGATGAACTGGAACAACGCCCAACTCGACGAACGCGACCCGCTCACACTACGCACCGCCTACAGGGTCGGCTCCATCCTCAAGCACGTCCCCGCCGCGGCCCGAATCGCCACCCGCTACGCCTACTACATGTAG
- a CDS encoding DUF4365 domain-containing protein yields the protein MPQRSVQQRAGFRGEAFVDKAVSDAGHVWNDTKRDFAIDGQIEFVDADREVTGVAVLAQVKGTEVGFRGATATEFKFTCKADHIAYWLRLGRPVVLICVDLRVQQAWWKRVDTWFADPERKARRVVQFDTAADRFDLDAFSQLSALGVPAGEPLPRLEGSEQLVSNLLTIEGFAPLIYEASTPCRDRGDAWERMRSNGNQFESGFVLAAGRIYSLCRLDEGPLAVLCDGPVTSIPTQNWATAEDPDLQRRFVSLLNFTLRSAHHSELVWHPTKKVVYMQAPPDRSSRKIKGRYRGSRGRAFFTPYFGKDDTTKITFCRHYAAGLYFRRWSEQWFLEINPTYHFTIDGRRDSLYDAEYVQKIKRLERNNAVYQLVRAWADYLQGDDTLFRSRDERIRFGQLLQLDCDAAIDESVWSPQEPAPKPSVNGLAEGLWELPQ from the coding sequence ATGCCGCAGCGCAGCGTCCAGCAGCGGGCTGGGTTCCGGGGCGAGGCATTCGTCGACAAGGCCGTCTCCGACGCCGGCCATGTGTGGAACGACACCAAACGTGACTTCGCCATCGACGGTCAGATCGAGTTCGTGGACGCCGATCGGGAAGTCACCGGTGTCGCCGTCCTGGCCCAGGTGAAGGGCACAGAAGTCGGGTTTCGGGGCGCGACCGCGACCGAATTCAAGTTCACGTGCAAGGCCGACCACATCGCCTACTGGCTCCGGCTGGGCCGTCCGGTCGTGCTCATCTGCGTGGACCTGCGTGTCCAGCAGGCGTGGTGGAAACGCGTCGACACCTGGTTCGCCGACCCTGAACGCAAGGCACGTCGCGTCGTCCAGTTCGACACGGCCGCTGACCGCTTCGACCTCGATGCCTTCAGTCAGCTTTCGGCCCTGGGCGTGCCCGCCGGAGAGCCGCTGCCACGCCTTGAAGGAAGCGAACAGCTGGTCTCGAACCTCCTCACGATTGAGGGCTTCGCACCGCTCATCTACGAGGCGTCCACGCCGTGTCGTGACCGCGGCGATGCCTGGGAGCGGATGCGCTCGAACGGCAACCAGTTCGAGAGCGGCTTCGTCCTGGCCGCCGGACGAATCTACTCACTGTGCCGACTGGACGAGGGCCCGCTCGCCGTGCTGTGCGACGGGCCGGTCACCTCCATCCCGACGCAGAACTGGGCGACCGCCGAGGACCCCGACCTGCAGCGGCGCTTCGTTTCCCTGCTGAACTTCACCCTGCGCTCCGCCCACCATTCCGAGCTGGTGTGGCATCCCACGAAGAAGGTCGTCTACATGCAGGCCCCGCCGGACCGATCCAGCCGGAAGATCAAAGGCCGCTACCGCGGCAGCCGCGGACGCGCCTTCTTCACCCCGTACTTCGGCAAGGACGACACAACCAAGATCACCTTCTGTCGTCACTACGCTGCCGGCCTGTACTTCCGCCGCTGGAGCGAACAGTGGTTCCTGGAGATCAACCCCACCTACCACTTCACCATCGACGGCCGACGCGACTCGCTGTACGACGCCGAGTACGTCCAGAAAATCAAACGGCTGGAACGCAACAACGCCGTCTATCAGCTCGTACGCGCCTGGGCCGACTACCTGCAAGGCGATGACACCCTGTTCAGAAGCCGCGATGAGCGCATCCGATTCGGCCAGCTCCTGCAGCTCGACTGCGATGCCGCCATCGACGAAAGCGTCTGGAGTCCGCAAGAACCAGCGCCGAAACCGAGCGTGAACGGGCTGGCCGAGGGACTGTGGGAGCTGCCGCAATGA